The Xylophilus rhododendri region CCGTACCGGCAGCATGTCCGGCAGGCCGCGCAGGAAGGCCTGCGGATTGCGCAGCGGGAAGCTGCCGCTCAGGCGCAGCGCGGCCAGGCCCGGAGCGCTGCCCAGGCGCAGGGGCTGGCGCAGGTAGTCGTTCCAGCGGGCCAGGGCTTCGTCGAGCCGGGTGTTGTCGAACACCAGCCAGCCCTGGCGCCAGGCGGCGATCTGGCCTGCATCCACGCTGCGCTGCGGGCCGGCGCCGCGGGCGTCGGTCTCGATGGTGCTGCCGGCGCCGAGCACGGCGGCGGGTTCGGCGCCGATCTCGATGGGCCTGCCATCGGCTTGCGCCGGCCAGACCGCGACGCGGCCCTCCACCACCGCCACCCGCATATGGCCGCGGCCGGCGCTGACGCTGAAGGTGGTGCCCAGCACCCGCACGCGGCCCCAGTCGGTGGCGACGGTGAAGGGCCGGTCGGGATCGGGGCGGACCTGCAGCAGGATCTCGCCGGCATTGAGGCGGATCTCGCGGCGGTCTCGGTAGAGCGCGACGCTGCCCGAGGTGCGTGCGGCCAGGTTCAACACCGTGCCGTCGGGCAGGGTGTGTTCCTGCAGCTGGCCCTGGCCGCTGGCCAAGGCCAGCTGGAACACGGGCTGGGCCCGGTACCAGCGGCCGCCACCCACGGCCAGGGCGGCAGCGAAGCCGCCGATGCCCAGCGTTGCGATCATCCGGCGTCGGCCCGCCTGCCGCTCGGCATGGCTGCGCGGCAGGGCGAGGTCGGACTGCAGCGCGGCGCCATCGGTGCTGTCCCAGAGATGCTGCGCCGCCGCGAAAGCCTGGGCATGGGCTTCGTCGATGCTTCGCCAGTGCTGCAGCTGCGCCTGGGCATCGAGGGCGATGTCGGGGCGGGCCTTGTGGCTGCGGCCGATCAGCAGCAGGGCGTGTTCGACCATGCGGCGCGAGGGGGTGGCGTGGCTCATCGGCTCATGCCCGGCCGGGCGCCAGGCCGGCGCAATCGAAGATGCCGCGCATCACATGGCGTTCCACTGCCTCGTCGCTCAGGCCCAGGCGTTCGGCCGCCTCGTGGTAGCGCCAGCCGTGGATGCGCACCAGGATGAAGACTTCGCGCCGCTTGCGCGGCATGCGCTCCAGGCGCTCGATCAGGCGTTGCAGCTGCTGGCGTGCGATGGCCGTGCGTTCGACCGAGGGCGCGCTGTCGCTGCCGACCAGGGCCAGGGTGTCGAGCATGCGGCGCTCGGCCGCCTGCCGGGTGGCCGCGGTGGCGGCGATGTTGCGGCCCGCGTGGTAGAGAAAGGCCCTCGGCTCCAGCACCGCGCCGCCGGAGCGCTGCAGCGCATAGACCCGGGAATAGGCTTCCTGCACCAGGTCCGCCGCGCCATCGCCGTCGCCGGCGCGGCGGGTGAAGTAGCGCAGCAGCTCGCGGTAGTAACGCTCGGGCATGGTGCGTCAGGCGGGCCGCCGTGTCGGGGCGGCGCCTTGGAGCGGCAAGCGGGAAAGAAGGGCAAAGCGGGCCACGAACAGGGCGGATCGACGCGGGTCGATGCAAGGTATTTCATTTAATGAGAATTGTTCGTGATTGTATCGCCGGGAGGCCCGCCCCGTCCCGGCGTCATCGCCCCGGTCTCAGTCCACCGTCACCCCGGCCGACTTCACCAGCTTGCCCAGGCGCTCGGAATCGCTGCGGATCAGCTGGCCGAAATCGGCCGCGCTGCCGCCGACCACCGGGGTGCCGATGGCTTCCCAGCGCGTGCGGAACGCTGGGTCCTGGAAGATCGCGTTCACCGTCGCGTTGAGCCGGTCGACGATCTCTTTGGGCGTGCCGGCGCGCACCGCGATGCCGTGCCAGGCGCTGATCTCGTAGCCGGGCACGCCGGCCTCGGCCATGGTGGGCACCTGCGGCAAGGCCGGGCTGCGCTGGGCCGAGGTGACGGCCAGCGGCTGCAGCTTGCCGGTCTGCAGATAGGGCAGGGAACTGCCCAGGATGTCGAACATCACGTTGACCTGCCCGCCCAGCAGGTCGTTGAGCGCGGGGCCGGCGCCGCGGTAGGGGATGTGCTTCAGCTCGGTGTGCACGGTGGTGTTGAAGAGTTCGCCGGCCAGATGCTGCGGCGTGCCGTTGCCGGCCGAGGCATAACTCAGCGGCACCTTGCCGGCCTGGGCCAGGGCGATCAGCTCCTTGACGGTTTTCACGCCCAGCGAGGGGTGTACCTCCAGCACCTGCGGGAAGGCCGAGATCTGGATCACCGGCGCCAGGTCCTTGATCGGGTCGAAGGGCAGGCTCTTGTAGAGCGAGGCGTTGACCGCCATCGGGCCGCTGGCGGCCAGCAGCAGGGTGTAGCCGTCGGCCGGTGTCTGGCGCGCGACCTCGGTGGTGCCGAGGTTGCCGCCGGCGCCGCTCTTGTTGTCCACGATGACGTTGGTGCCCAGGCGCTTCTGCATCTCGGGCGCCAGCATGCGCGCCATCAGGTCGGTGGGACCGCCGGGCGGGTAGGGGACCACGAAGCGGATGGTCTTGCCGGGGTTGGGATAGGCCGTGGCGGCTTGCGCCAGGGCCGTGCCCATGGTGGCCAGGGGCAGCAGGCCGCCAGCGAGCCAGCGGTTGAGGTTTCTTCTGTTCATGGTGTTTTGTCTCCGTCGTTTTGTTTTCTGGTGGCGCGATCCGGTCGGGTGGGCTTTTGCTAGCCCGTGCGGAAGCGCTGCCGAATGTGGTCGGCCCCGGCCAGCGGCCGGCCGAGCGCTGCGGCGGCTTCGGCGGCCTGGCGCACCAGGGCGGCGTTGTCCGGCGCCCGGCTGCCGTCCTTCAGCAGCAGGTTGTTCTCGAAGCCCACACGCGCATGGCCGCCCAGTGCGGCGGCGGCGGTGATGCAGGCGTTCTCGGTGGCGCCGAAGGCGCACACGGCCCAGGGCTCTGTGCCTTCATGGGCGGCCAGGAAAGGCAGCAGGTCGCGCGGGTCGGAGGTCTGGCCGGCGGTGTAGCGGCCCAGCACGAAGAGCAGGAACCAGGGCGCGTCCGGCACCAGGCCGCGGCTGCGCAGGGACTGCCAGCGCTGCACATCGGCCACGTCATACAGGATCACCTGCACCATCACCCGTTCGCGCGCCAGCCAGCCGAAGAAGTCGGCCAGGCCGGCTTCGCCGATCCCGGGCTTGTCGATCTCGCGCAGGCCGATGGAGACGGCCTCGGGCCGCAGCTGGCGCACCATGGCGATCTGGGCCGGAGCCTGGTAGCGGCCGGCGGCTTCGCTGGTGACCTGCAGCACCATCGACTCGCCGACGGCGGCATGCACCACCCGCAGGGCCTCGCGGTAGCCCTCGGCGTCCAGGCTGTGGCGGCCGTTGGGCTCGCGGATGTGCATGTGCAGCATCGCGGCGCCGGCCTCGCGGCAGGCCTTGGCGGTGCTGGCCAGGGTGGCGGGGGTGATGGGGACTTCGGCGTGGTCGGCCGGCTGCTTGTAGGCGCCGTTGGGGGCGACGGTGACGATCAGCGGATCGGGGTGGGTCACGACGGTGCTCATGCGGCCTCGGCCTTCGCAGCGGGTGCATCGCTGCGGTCGATGGCCGGCAACTCCGGCGCCAGCAAGGCCAGGCCCTGGCGCAGCAAGGCGTCGTAGCGGGCGCGTTCGGCCAGGCGCCTGTCCTCCGGCCAGTCGAAGAAGCCCTTGCCGGTCTTCATGCCGAGTTCGCCGCGCGCCACCCGCTCGCTCAGCGCCAGCGCCGGCGCTGCCGTGTTCGACAGCGTGGGATACATGGTGGCGGCCGCCGCGCAATGCACGTCGATGCCGGCATGGTCGCGCTGCATCACCGGCCCGGCGGCCAGGTAGCGGAAGCCGAAGCCGAAACGCACGGCGGCATCCACGTCCTCGGCCGAGGCGATGCCTTCGTCGATCAGCGCGAAGGCCTCGCGAGACAGTGCATGCTGCAGGCGGTTGGCCAGGAAACCCGGCTTGTCCTTCTTCACCAGCACCGGCACGCTGCCGCAGGCGCGCATGAAATCGCACAGCCAGGCGGCGCGGGCCGCATCGCTGCCGGTGCCGCACACCACTTCCACCAGCGGCACCAGGTGGGCCGGCATGAAGAAGTGCAGGCCCAGCATGCGCTGCTGCGAGGCCAGGCCCTGGCCGATGGCGGTGATCGGAAAGCTGGAGCTGTTGCTGGCCAGCACCGCATCGGCCGGCGCCAGCGCTTCCAGGCGGGCGAAGAGCGCCCGCTTGGCATCCAGCCGCTCGGTGATGCATTCGACCACCAGCACCACACCCTGCCAGTCCAGGTCTTCGAGGGCGGCGACGCTGTCGATGAGGGCGGCGCGGTGGCCCAGTCCCGCGGCCTGCAGTTCAGTCGCGACATGCGGCGCCAGGCGTTCGCGCTGGGCGGCGCTGGGATCCACCACCGTGACCCGTGCGCCGCCGCGCGCCAGCACCACCGCCACGTCGGCGCCCATGGTTCCACCGCCGACGACCACGGTGCGCGCGCCGTGCGTCCTGAGGGCTTGATTCATCTGTCCTGTCTCCTGCTCCGGCTGCCCCGTGCAGCCGGTTTGCGGCGCAGTCTAGGGAGCGCCCCTGAAAAGATCCAGACGCATATTTCTATAGACTGATAAGCCATGAATATCAACTGGACGGCCCATGAACTCGAGGTGTTACTGGTCCTGGTGGAGACCCTGAGCTTTCGCCAGACCGCCCAGCGCATGCATCTGTCGCAGCCGGCGGTCTCGGGCACGGTGGCGCGGCTGGAGGCGATGCTGTCGGCCCGCCTCTTCGAACGCAGCACCCGCTCGGTGCAGCTGACCGAGGCCGGCCAGGTCTTCGCCGAGCAGGCGCGGTTCATGCGCCACCAGATGCAGGAGGCGGTGAACCGGGTGCGGGCGGTGTCGGATGCGCAGGTGGGCCGGGTGGCCCTGGCGGCGCTTCCCTCATTGGCTGCGACCGTCGTGCCGCTGGCCTTCGCGCGCTTCGCCCGGGACCATCCGGCGGTGCAACTGGAGCTGGTCGACCGCCTGGCCGGCTCGGCCTTCGAGATGGTGCGCGCCGGGCGGGTGGACTTCGCGCTGACCGCCGCCAACCCGGCCTATGCCGACCTGGACTACATCGCTTTGTCTTCCGACGCCGTCGGCCTGCTGCTGCCGGCCGGCCACAAGCTGGCACGCGGCAAGACCGCCCTGGCCTGGAGCGATATCGCCGAACTGCCCCACATCTCGATGCCCGCCGGCACCAGCGTGCGCCAGTACGCCGATGCGGCCTTCCTCGCCCACAAGCTGCGGTTCGCACCGCGATTCGAGGTGGAGTACCTGGCGACCATCGCGGCGATGGTGGCGGCGGGCGTGGGCGTCAGCGCCTTGCCGGAACTGGCGGCGCGGGTGGCGGGCAATGCCGGTGTGGTCTGGCGCCGGCTGCGTTCGCCGGAGGTGCGCCGGCCGATCGGGTTGGTGAGTGCACGCAACCGGGCTTTCTCGCCCGCGGCGCTGCGGATGATCGATTGCCTGAAGGAGGAGATGCGCGTTTCCGGGGTCTGAGGCCCGGCCTTTGCGCGGCCTGGGCCTAGAAGTCCACCACCGCCCGCAGCACCGCCTGCCGCGACTCGCCCAGCGTCACATACAGCGGGCTGCCCGAGGACGAGACATAGTTCTTGTCGAACAGGTTCTTCACGTTGAACTGCAGGCGCAGGCCGTGGTTGTTCCAGCGGGTGTCGTAGCTCACGAAGGCATCGACCACCTCGTAGGCATCGTTGGTGAAGCTGTTGGCGCTGTCGCCCGCGCGCTTGCCGATGTGGCGCACGCCGGCGCCGGTGCGCCACTGGCCGCCGCCGGTGGCGCGGGCGAACTCGTAGGTGGCGAAGACCGAGGCTTGCTGCTGGGCGACGTTGGCCAGGCGGTTGCCGCTGTATTGCGGGTCGTCGGTGACGTAGGCGTCGGTGAAGGCATAGCTGCCGATCAGCTTCCACTGCTTCGCGATCTGGCCGGCGGCGTCCAACTCCAGGCCGCGCGAGCGGGCGCCGCCCACGGCGCGCTGGGTGGTGATGCCGGCGACGGTCTCGCTCACCACCACGTTCTTCTTCTTGATGTCGTAGAGCGCGGCGGTGGCGGTGATGCCCTGCGGCATCTCCAGCTTGGTGCCGATCTCCCAGGACTTGCCTTCCTCCGGCGGCAGCGTGCCGATGACGGTGCCGGTGCTGGTCTGCGGGTTGAAGGATTCGCTGTAGCTGCCGTACACCGACCACAGCTTGCTCGGCTGCCACACCAGGCCGACGCGCGGGATGAACTTGGAGCCGTCCGACTGGCTGGCCACCACGAAGGGCCGGCCCTTGCCCGCCGTCTGCTCGTAGCGCTGCCAGCGGCCGCCGGCCTGCACGATCCACTGTTCGGACAGGCGGATCGAGTCCTGCGCGAAGAGCGCCTGCTGGTTGAGCAGGGCGTGCTGGTCGCTGGTGGTGGGGTCCACGACCAGCGAGTTGGCCAGGGTGCCGTAGACCGGGTTGTAGACGTTGAAGGCCGTGCTGTTGGTGCCGCGGATCAGGTCCTGGCGGTAGATGTCGGCATCCTCGGCATCGAAGCCGGCCAGGATCTGGTGCTTCACCCCGCCCCAGTTCACGTCGCCCTGCAGGTTGACCTGGGCCACATGCTGCTGGCTGTTGGCGCCGCGGGTGCCGTCGGGCCGGCGGGTGAGCACGCCGGTGACCGGGTTGTAGGCGACCGGGCGGGCCTGGAAGTCGCTGTAGGTGTT contains the following coding sequences:
- a CDS encoding FecR family protein, coding for MSHATPSRRMVEHALLLIGRSHKARPDIALDAQAQLQHWRSIDEAHAQAFAAAQHLWDSTDGAALQSDLALPRSHAERQAGRRRMIATLGIGGFAAALAVGGGRWYRAQPVFQLALASGQGQLQEHTLPDGTVLNLAARTSGSVALYRDRREIRLNAGEILLQVRPDPDRPFTVATDWGRVRVLGTTFSVSAGRGHMRVAVVEGRVAVWPAQADGRPIEIGAEPAAVLGAGSTIETDARGAGPQRSVDAGQIAAWRQGWLVFDNTRLDEALARWNDYLRQPLRLGSAPGLAALRLSGSFPLRNPQAFLRGLPDMLPVRVVHASNGDISIEAR
- a CDS encoding RNA polymerase sigma factor, with product MPERYYRELLRYFTRRAGDGDGAADLVQEAYSRVYALQRSGGAVLEPRAFLYHAGRNIAATAATRQAAERRMLDTLALVGSDSAPSVERTAIARQQLQRLIERLERMPRKRREVFILVRIHGWRYHEAAERLGLSDEAVERHVMRGIFDCAGLAPGRA
- a CDS encoding Bug family tripartite tricarboxylate transporter substrate binding protein, giving the protein MNRRNLNRWLAGGLLPLATMGTALAQAATAYPNPGKTIRFVVPYPPGGPTDLMARMLAPEMQKRLGTNVIVDNKSGAGGNLGTTEVARQTPADGYTLLLAASGPMAVNASLYKSLPFDPIKDLAPVIQISAFPQVLEVHPSLGVKTVKELIALAQAGKVPLSYASAGNGTPQHLAGELFNTTVHTELKHIPYRGAGPALNDLLGGQVNVMFDILGSSLPYLQTGKLQPLAVTSAQRSPALPQVPTMAEAGVPGYEISAWHGIAVRAGTPKEIVDRLNATVNAIFQDPAFRTRWEAIGTPVVGGSAADFGQLIRSDSERLGKLVKSAGVTVD
- a CDS encoding BKACE family enzyme, which produces MSTVVTHPDPLIVTVAPNGAYKQPADHAEVPITPATLASTAKACREAGAAMLHMHIREPNGRHSLDAEGYREALRVVHAAVGESMVLQVTSEAAGRYQAPAQIAMVRQLRPEAVSIGLREIDKPGIGEAGLADFFGWLARERVMVQVILYDVADVQRWQSLRSRGLVPDAPWFLLFVLGRYTAGQTSDPRDLLPFLAAHEGTEPWAVCAFGATENACITAAAALGGHARVGFENNLLLKDGSRAPDNAALVRQAAEAAAALGRPLAGADHIRQRFRTG
- a CDS encoding 3-hydroxyacyl-CoA dehydrogenase family protein, encoding MNQALRTHGARTVVVGGGTMGADVAVVLARGGARVTVVDPSAAQRERLAPHVATELQAAGLGHRAALIDSVAALEDLDWQGVVLVVECITERLDAKRALFARLEALAPADAVLASNSSSFPITAIGQGLASQQRMLGLHFFMPAHLVPLVEVVCGTGSDAARAAWLCDFMRACGSVPVLVKKDKPGFLANRLQHALSREAFALIDEGIASAEDVDAAVRFGFGFRYLAAGPVMQRDHAGIDVHCAAAATMYPTLSNTAAPALALSERVARGELGMKTGKGFFDWPEDRRLAERARYDALLRQGLALLAPELPAIDRSDAPAAKAEAA
- a CDS encoding LysR family transcriptional regulator, yielding MNINWTAHELEVLLVLVETLSFRQTAQRMHLSQPAVSGTVARLEAMLSARLFERSTRSVQLTEAGQVFAEQARFMRHQMQEAVNRVRAVSDAQVGRVALAALPSLAATVVPLAFARFARDHPAVQLELVDRLAGSAFEMVRAGRVDFALTAANPAYADLDYIALSSDAVGLLLPAGHKLARGKTALAWSDIAELPHISMPAGTSVRQYADAAFLAHKLRFAPRFEVEYLATIAAMVAAGVGVSALPELAARVAGNAGVVWRRLRSPEVRRPIGLVSARNRAFSPAALRMIDCLKEEMRVSGV
- a CDS encoding TonB-dependent siderophore receptor; this encodes MRPIPSGLFTFTQLALLGACGSAAAQSAPASSTSSPALPEVIVQERAQEIGYQPKRATTATRVDADLRDVPQAVAVVPAQVLQDTQVRNIDEALYYVSGITQANTLGGTQDALIKRGFGFNRDGSILRDGVRTVLARNLTYTTDRVEVLKGPSSIVYGTMDPGGVINMVTKKPQLEFAGQAAASASSYGGGNAQIDLTGPIGTNGLAYRLIADISNVDYWRNFGTNKQKVIAPSLAWYGSGTYVRASFEHTDYEQPFDRGTVIDTRTGKPVNTNPETRFDEAYNRTIGTSDFFTVQAQHTLNTAWKLNGTYSFNRNTYSDFQARPVAYNPVTGVLTRRPDGTRGANSQQHVAQVNLQGDVNWGGVKHQILAGFDAEDADIYRQDLIRGTNSTAFNVYNPVYGTLANSLVVDPTTSDQHALLNQQALFAQDSIRLSEQWIVQAGGRWQRYEQTAGKGRPFVVASQSDGSKFIPRVGLVWQPSKLWSVYGSYSESFNPQTSTGTVIGTLPPEEGKSWEIGTKLEMPQGITATAALYDIKKKNVVVSETVAGITTQRAVGGARSRGLELDAAGQIAKQWKLIGSYAFTDAYVTDDPQYSGNRLANVAQQQASVFATYEFARATGGGQWRTGAGVRHIGKRAGDSANSFTNDAYEVVDAFVSYDTRWNNHGLRLQFNVKNLFDKNYVSSSGSPLYVTLGESRQAVLRAVVDF